One stretch of Halalkalicoccus sp. NIPERK01 DNA includes these proteins:
- the glmM gene encoding phosphoglucosamine mutase has product MDVFGSSGTRGVANEEITPAFVLQVVAAAGTVWGADRVAVARDTRHTGRMLENAAVSGLQSVGCDVDRLGVLPTPGVQAYAGREGVPAVMITASHNPPEYNGVKLIGPGGIELSVSELETVEEVFLSEVDGARSWAHTGDEFVVEDAVRRYIDGVREAVDREKIAAADLTVAIDPGHGAASLTSPRLFRELGCRVVTVNAQPDGRFPGRNPEPVEKNLGDLGRLVRASDADVGIAHDGDGDRAIFYDESGEYIEGDAALAALADAELTSDDATVAAVNVSQRLVDVCERTGAALELTPIGSTYITSRIQQLRAEGISVPVAGEGNGGIYFPEYSLARDGAYIGARFLELVAEKPASEVIGPFSGYHNVRLKLAYEERAEREAMLSAVEDVAADADAEANTTDGVRLDYGDGWVLARPSGTEPVIRVYAEARDEARAEDLAARLYDAASAARRSV; this is encoded by the coding sequence ATGGACGTGTTCGGGTCGAGCGGGACGCGCGGGGTCGCGAACGAAGAGATCACGCCGGCGTTCGTCCTGCAGGTCGTCGCGGCCGCCGGAACGGTCTGGGGGGCAGACCGTGTAGCAGTCGCGCGTGACACCCGCCACACCGGACGCATGCTCGAGAACGCCGCCGTTTCCGGCCTCCAGAGCGTCGGCTGCGACGTCGACCGGCTGGGCGTCCTGCCGACGCCGGGCGTCCAGGCCTACGCGGGCCGCGAGGGCGTCCCGGCGGTGATGATCACCGCCTCGCACAACCCGCCCGAGTACAACGGCGTCAAACTCATCGGGCCCGGCGGGATCGAGCTCTCGGTCTCGGAACTCGAAACCGTCGAGGAGGTGTTCCTCTCGGAGGTCGACGGCGCGCGCTCGTGGGCGCACACCGGCGACGAGTTCGTCGTCGAGGACGCCGTCCGGCGGTATATCGACGGCGTCCGCGAGGCGGTCGACCGGGAGAAGATCGCCGCCGCCGACCTGACCGTCGCGATCGACCCCGGCCACGGCGCGGCCTCGCTGACCAGTCCCCGCCTGTTCCGGGAACTGGGCTGTCGTGTGGTGACGGTCAACGCCCAGCCCGACGGCCGGTTCCCGGGCCGGAACCCCGAACCCGTCGAGAAGAACCTCGGGGACCTGGGACGGCTGGTCCGTGCGAGCGACGCCGACGTCGGGATCGCCCACGACGGCGACGGCGACCGGGCGATCTTCTACGACGAATCCGGCGAGTACATCGAGGGCGACGCGGCGCTCGCGGCGCTCGCGGACGCCGAACTCACGAGCGACGACGCGACCGTCGCCGCGGTCAACGTCTCCCAACGATTGGTCGACGTCTGCGAGCGGACCGGCGCGGCCCTCGAACTCACTCCCATTGGAAGCACCTACATCACCAGCCGGATCCAGCAGCTACGGGCCGAGGGGATCTCGGTGCCGGTCGCGGGCGAGGGCAACGGCGGGATCTACTTCCCCGAGTACAGCCTCGCGCGCGACGGCGCGTACATCGGCGCGCGCTTCCTCGAACTCGTCGCCGAAAAGCCCGCGAGCGAGGTGATCGGGCCGTTCAGCGGTTATCACAACGTCCGGCTGAAGCTCGCGTACGAGGAGCGTGCCGAACGCGAGGCGATGCTCTCGGCCGTCGAGGACGTCGCGGCCGACGCCGACGCCGAGGCGAACACCACCGACGGCGTCCGGCTGGACTACGGCGACGGCTGGGTGCTCGCGCGACCCAGCGGCACCGAACCCGTCATCCGGGTGTACGCCGAGGCCCGCGACGAGGCGCGCGCCGAGGACCTCGCCGCGCGGCTCTACGACGCCGCGAGCGCGGCGCGCCGGTCGGTATAG
- the hisA gene encoding 1-(5-phosphoribosyl)-5-[(5-phosphoribosylamino)methylideneamino]imidazole-4-carboxamide isomerase yields MFDEYEVIPAVDMQEGEVVQLVQGERGTEKRYGDPAEAARRWVEAGARTLHLVDLDGAFEGERKNAPAVEAVLETVDGEATVQLGGGIRTAEDAIGLLDRGVDRVILGTAAVENPEIVREVSDEYANSVMVSLDAKGGEVVVSGWTEGTGLDPAEAAARYEELGAGAILFTNVDVEGQLEGVKTGPVERIADAVGIPVVASGGVASLDDVRALKAAGASAVVVGTALYEGSFTLEAVIDAVA; encoded by the coding sequence ATGTTCGATGAGTACGAGGTGATCCCCGCCGTGGACATGCAAGAGGGCGAGGTGGTCCAGTTGGTGCAGGGAGAGCGCGGGACCGAGAAACGCTACGGCGACCCCGCCGAGGCCGCCCGCCGGTGGGTCGAAGCAGGCGCGCGAACCCTCCATCTCGTCGATCTCGACGGCGCCTTCGAGGGCGAGCGAAAGAACGCCCCCGCCGTCGAGGCGGTCCTCGAAACCGTCGACGGGGAGGCGACGGTCCAACTGGGCGGCGGGATCCGGACCGCCGAGGACGCGATCGGACTACTAGACCGTGGCGTCGACCGGGTGATCCTCGGGACGGCGGCGGTCGAGAACCCGGAGATCGTTCGGGAGGTCAGCGACGAGTACGCAAACAGCGTGATGGTGAGCCTCGACGCCAAGGGCGGCGAGGTGGTCGTCTCGGGGTGGACCGAGGGTACTGGACTAGACCCAGCCGAGGCCGCCGCCCGCTACGAGGAGCTGGGTGCGGGCGCGATCCTCTTTACGAACGTCGACGTCGAGGGACAACTGGAGGGCGTGAAGACGGGTCCCGTCGAGCGGATCGCGGACGCGGTGGGAATCCCGGTCGTCGCAAGCGGTGGCGTCGCGAGTCTCGATGACGTGCGGGCGCTGAAAGCGGCGGGCGCGAGCGCCGTCGTCGTCGGGACCGCACTCTATGAGGGGTCCTTCACGCTCGAAGCGGTGATCGACGCCGTAGCCTAA
- a CDS encoding winged helix-turn-helix domain-containing protein, which translates to MPSPDDRVRFLATSSNRVSLLDTLEDGPLQPAELVDRLELSRSATQRNLRELTDLGWARRVDGGYTCTVGGRLVLAAYSELIATVSLVEEYGGSLEPLAESGMSLSPPVLESATVITATENDPHAPLRYYTERVRELNPSRFFGIVPVVSPLFNEAHRSLLEEGTEGELVLDSAALSASKDYYGTEFDAAVETEGLVLYAHPGSFSFGLSIIGDRVFLGAYEAGQFVACFEWGDPDVREEALVAYERHREAAHEIDAAFSG; encoded by the coding sequence ATGCCATCGCCGGACGATCGCGTTCGCTTTCTCGCGACCTCCTCGAACCGCGTCTCTCTGCTCGATACCCTCGAAGACGGCCCGTTGCAGCCCGCCGAACTCGTCGACCGACTCGAACTGTCGCGCTCCGCGACCCAGCGCAACCTCCGCGAACTGACGGACCTGGGGTGGGCCCGCCGGGTCGATGGAGGGTACACCTGCACGGTCGGCGGCCGACTCGTGCTCGCGGCCTACAGCGAACTGATCGCCACCGTCAGCCTCGTCGAGGAGTACGGCGGGAGCCTCGAACCGCTCGCCGAGTCCGGCATGTCGCTGTCGCCGCCCGTCCTCGAGAGCGCGACCGTCATCACGGCGACGGAGAACGACCCCCACGCCCCGCTTCGCTACTACACCGAGCGGGTCCGCGAGCTGAACCCGTCGCGGTTCTTCGGGATCGTTCCGGTCGTCAGCCCGCTGTTCAACGAGGCCCACCGGTCGCTGCTCGAGGAGGGGACGGAGGGCGAACTCGTGCTGGATTCGGCGGCGCTCTCGGCCTCGAAGGATTACTACGGGACGGAGTTCGACGCCGCCGTCGAGACCGAGGGGCTGGTGCTGTACGCCCACCCCGGCTCGTTCTCGTTCGGCCTCTCGATCATCGGCGATCGGGTCTTCCTCGGCGCCTACGAGGCGGGGCAGTTCGTCGCCTGCTTCGAGTGGGGTGATCCCGACGTCAGGGAGGAGGCGCTCGTCGCCTACGAGCGCCACCGGGAGGCCGCCCACGAGATCGACGCGGCGTTCTCGGGGTAG
- a CDS encoding group 1 truncated hemoglobin: MPEQTLYERLGGEESIEAVVDRFYGHVMADDLVNGYFEDVDMQRQIAHQTQFISAVTGGPVEYSGEDMRAAHEGMGINEEEFNAIARHLNTALKEFEVPEAEREDVLDEIASYQGAIVEA, translated from the coding sequence ATGCCAGAGCAAACGCTCTACGAGCGCCTCGGTGGCGAGGAGTCGATCGAAGCCGTCGTCGACCGGTTTTACGGACACGTGATGGCCGACGATCTGGTCAACGGCTACTTCGAGGACGTCGACATGCAGCGCCAGATCGCCCACCAGACCCAGTTCATCAGCGCCGTCACCGGCGGGCCGGTCGAGTACTCGGGCGAGGACATGCGGGCGGCCCACGAGGGCATGGGCATCAACGAGGAGGAGTTCAATGCGATCGCCCGCCACCTCAATACCGCCCTCAAGGAGTTCGAGGTCCCCGAGGCCGAGCGCGAGGACGTGCTCGACGAGATCGCGAGCTATCAGGGCGCGATCGTCGAGGCGTAG
- a CDS encoding A24 family peptidase — MLASVPDLLRLLAIPVLVWAAYRDVKTRRVPSRTWTPLFALAVVLLLWDGIASFLAGGLTWSYFLVGAGISLLLVIPASYGFWRFGAFGGADAKALIVLALLFPTYPSYRLGSLVVPLVGTPTGAFALTILTNTVLVGTCYPVVLAIRNALSGRFTPLMVVGWPVHWSDAERTHGRLLEDGEGFTRSGLDLDALRMYLRWRGTTLAALREDPERFRDPVSLPAEPSPAGDGAVTDGGVVEDDWGAEAFLADVGSAYGTTPEGLRDGLDVLTTREVVWVSPGIPFLVSILVGLLVALVYGDLLTSALRVVGAM; from the coding sequence GTGCTCGCCTCGGTCCCCGACCTCCTGCGCTTGCTCGCGATACCCGTTCTCGTCTGGGCCGCGTATCGCGACGTGAAGACCCGGCGGGTTCCGAGCCGGACGTGGACCCCGCTGTTCGCGCTCGCGGTCGTCCTCTTGCTCTGGGACGGGATCGCCTCGTTTCTCGCGGGCGGGCTGACGTGGTCGTACTTCCTCGTCGGCGCGGGGATCAGCCTGCTGCTGGTGATCCCCGCGTCGTACGGTTTCTGGCGCTTCGGCGCGTTCGGCGGTGCGGACGCGAAGGCGCTGATCGTTCTTGCACTGCTCTTTCCGACCTACCCGTCCTACCGGCTCGGCTCGCTCGTGGTCCCGCTGGTCGGGACGCCCACGGGCGCGTTCGCGCTCACGATCCTCACCAACACCGTGCTCGTCGGGACGTGCTACCCCGTCGTCCTCGCGATCAGGAACGCGCTTTCGGGACGGTTCACCCCGCTGATGGTCGTCGGCTGGCCCGTCCACTGGTCGGACGCCGAGCGAACCCACGGTCGGCTGCTCGAGGACGGGGAGGGGTTCACCCGATCGGGGCTCGACCTCGACGCCCTGCGGATGTACCTCCGGTGGCGCGGGACGACGCTCGCGGCGCTGCGCGAGGACCCCGAACGCTTCCGGGACCCCGTCTCGCTGCCCGCGGAGCCGTCGCCCGCCGGTGATGGCGCAGTGACCGATGGAGGAGTCGTCGAGGACGACTGGGGCGCGGAAGCCTTCCTCGCCGACGTCGGGTCGGCCTACGGCACCACCCCCGAGGGGTTGCGCGATGGGCTGGACGTGCTCACCACACGGGAGGTGGTCTGGGTGTCGCCGGGGATCCCGTTCCTCGTGTCGATCCTCGTCGGCCTGCTGGTCGCGCTGGTCTACGGCGACCTGCTGACGAGCGCCCTTCGGGTCGTCGGCGCGATGTAG
- the fer gene encoding ferredoxin Fer, which translates to MPTVEYLNYEVLDDQGWDIDDDDLFGQAADAGLDDEDYGTLDVNEGEYILEAAEAQGYDWPFSCRAGACANCAAILKEGEIEMDMQQILSDEEVDDKNVRLTCIGSPAADEIQIVYNAKHLDYLQNRVI; encoded by the coding sequence ATGCCAACCGTAGAATACCTCAACTACGAAGTGCTGGACGATCAGGGCTGGGACATCGACGACGACGACCTCTTCGGTCAGGCTGCCGACGCCGGCCTCGACGACGAGGACTACGGCACGCTCGACGTCAACGAGGGCGAGTACATCCTCGAGGCCGCGGAGGCGCAGGGCTACGACTGGCCCTTCTCGTGTCGCGCCGGCGCGTGTGCGAACTGCGCGGCGATCCTCAAGGAGGGCGAGATCGAGATGGACATGCAGCAGATCCTCTCGGACGAGGAGGTCGACGACAAGAACGTTCGGCTGACCTGCATCGGTTCGCCCGCCGCCGACGAGATCCAGATCGTCTACAACGCGAAGCACCTGGACTACCTCCAGAACCGCGTCATCTGA
- the hisI gene encoding phosphoribosyl-AMP cyclohydrolase produces MSADAPDLEFDDRGLLPVIAQDAETHEVLMLAYANREAIERTHETDRAHYYSRSREELWEKGATSGHTQAVREIRVDCDGDTLLYLVEQEGGACHTGHRSCFYRTVEGEDVGERVFDPDDVYE; encoded by the coding sequence ATGAGCGCCGACGCTCCTGACCTCGAGTTCGACGACCGCGGACTGCTCCCCGTGATCGCCCAGGACGCAGAGACCCACGAGGTGCTGATGCTCGCGTACGCGAACCGCGAGGCCATCGAGCGAACCCACGAGACCGACCGGGCGCACTACTACTCGCGCAGCCGCGAGGAACTCTGGGAGAAGGGCGCGACCAGCGGCCACACCCAGGCGGTGCGGGAGATCCGCGTCGACTGCGACGGCGACACCCTGCTCTATCTCGTCGAGCAGGAGGGCGGGGCCTGTCACACCGGCCACCGCTCGTGTTTCTACCGCACCGTCGAGGGCGAGGACGTCGGCGAGCGCGTCTTCGACCCCGACGACGTGTATGAGTGA
- the ileS gene encoding isoleucine--tRNA ligase, whose amino-acid sequence MSRSDIDEEDRPSEGARFGEVPDQYDPEAVEKRVFEYWDEVDAYEKTKEAFADEEPFFFVDGPPYTSGAAHMGTTWNKSLKDAYIRHIRMRGHDVTDRPGYDMHGLPIETKVEERLGFENKKDIEEFGMENFIAECKSFADEQLEGLQDDFKSFGVWMDWENPYKTVTPEYMEAAWWGFSQVADRGLVDQGKRSISQCPRCETAIANNEVEYEDREDPTVYVEFPLREDERSESSDRASGDDGPASHGREGSLVIYTTTPWTIPANEFVAVGEDLVYQKVRARRDSEEDVLYIAAECVENVLSKGRYDEYEVEEELQGAEMLGWEYDLPLSEEVPANPDGEGTHTVYHADYVEAEDTGLVHSAPGHGEVDFERGTELGLPVFCPVGGDGVYTSEGGKYEGQFVKDADEEITADLEEKGLLVASGTLTHSYGHCWRCDTPILQMATDQWFITITDVKDELLENIEDSEWHPQWARDNRFRDFVENAPDWNVSRQRYWGIPIPIWVPEDWSGEMDEVIVIGSREELAERVDQAVDPEEVDLHRPTVDDLTITEEGTTYERVPDVFDVWLDSSVASWGTLDYPGEQEAFEELWPADLIMEAHDQTRGWFWSQLGMGTAALGEIPYDEVLMHGFANDSEGKKMSKSVGNVVQPHEAIQRHGSDAMRLFLLSVNPQGEDMRFSWDEMATMERNLNILWNVFRFPLPYMRMDGFDPDETDLEAVDADLELVDEWVLARLQTVTREMTEAWDDFRQDQALSALMEFVVEDVSRFYIQVVRERMWDEEDSPSKNAAYATLYHVLREVCALLAPYAPFVTEEIYGALTGERGHDTVHMLEWPESEEYWTDERLETDIELVRAVEEAGSNARQRAERKLRWPVSRVVVAAGDDRLAEAVGCQQELLEERLNAREVRVIAPDERFEELAYSARADMSLLGPEFGDRAGEVMGALNDARVEEPSLEALSAALSKKLGEEVELREEMIEFTEETPEELSGSRITIEGNGLGVVYVDTELTEGIESEGYAREVIRRVQEMRKDLDLPIDARIRLDLEIADERVTNLVREHEGLIAEEVRAAQLGGVEDGHRREWVVEDVEMEIAIEPLE is encoded by the coding sequence ATGAGCAGGTCCGATATCGACGAGGAGGACCGACCCTCGGAGGGCGCGCGGTTCGGGGAGGTCCCCGACCAGTACGACCCCGAGGCGGTCGAGAAGCGGGTGTTCGAGTATTGGGACGAGGTCGACGCCTACGAGAAAACGAAAGAAGCGTTCGCCGACGAGGAGCCCTTCTTCTTCGTCGACGGCCCGCCGTATACGTCGGGAGCGGCCCACATGGGCACGACGTGGAACAAGAGCCTCAAGGACGCCTACATCCGCCACATCCGGATGCGGGGTCACGACGTGACCGACCGCCCGGGCTACGACATGCACGGCCTGCCCATCGAGACCAAGGTCGAAGAACGCCTCGGATTCGAGAACAAGAAGGACATCGAGGAGTTCGGCATGGAGAACTTCATCGCCGAGTGCAAGTCCTTCGCGGACGAGCAACTGGAGGGCCTGCAGGACGACTTCAAGTCCTTCGGCGTCTGGATGGACTGGGAGAACCCGTACAAGACCGTGACGCCCGAGTACATGGAGGCGGCGTGGTGGGGCTTCTCGCAGGTCGCGGATCGCGGGCTGGTCGATCAGGGGAAACGATCCATCTCGCAGTGTCCGCGCTGCGAGACCGCCATCGCGAACAACGAGGTCGAGTACGAGGACCGCGAGGACCCGACGGTGTACGTCGAGTTTCCGCTCCGCGAGGACGAGCGCAGCGAGTCCTCGGACCGAGCGAGCGGGGACGACGGACCCGCGAGCCACGGGCGCGAGGGAAGCCTCGTCATCTACACGACCACCCCGTGGACCATCCCGGCAAACGAGTTCGTCGCGGTCGGCGAGGATCTGGTCTATCAGAAAGTTCGTGCCCGGCGGGACAGCGAGGAGGACGTCCTCTACATCGCCGCCGAGTGCGTCGAGAACGTCCTCTCGAAGGGCCGCTACGACGAGTACGAGGTCGAGGAGGAGCTTCAGGGTGCGGAGATGCTCGGCTGGGAGTACGACCTCCCGCTCTCCGAGGAGGTCCCCGCCAACCCCGACGGGGAGGGAACCCACACCGTCTATCACGCCGACTACGTCGAGGCCGAGGACACCGGACTGGTGCACTCCGCACCGGGCCACGGTGAGGTGGACTTCGAGCGCGGCACCGAACTGGGTCTACCGGTGTTCTGTCCGGTCGGCGGCGACGGCGTTTATACCTCCGAGGGCGGCAAGTACGAGGGCCAGTTCGTCAAGGACGCCGACGAGGAGATCACGGCCGACTTGGAGGAGAAGGGCCTGCTCGTCGCCTCGGGCACACTCACCCACTCGTACGGCCACTGCTGGCGGTGCGATACCCCCATTCTCCAGATGGCGACCGACCAGTGGTTCATCACGATCACCGACGTCAAAGACGAGTTGCTCGAGAACATCGAGGACAGCGAGTGGCACCCCCAGTGGGCACGGGACAATAGATTTAGAGATTTCGTCGAGAACGCCCCCGACTGGAACGTCTCCCGACAGCGCTACTGGGGGATCCCGATCCCGATCTGGGTTCCCGAAGACTGGAGCGGGGAGATGGACGAGGTGATCGTGATCGGCTCCCGCGAGGAACTCGCCGAGCGTGTGGATCAGGCGGTCGACCCCGAGGAGGTCGACCTCCACCGCCCGACCGTCGACGACCTGACGATTACCGAGGAGGGCACCACCTACGAGCGCGTGCCCGACGTCTTCGACGTCTGGCTCGACTCCTCGGTGGCGTCGTGGGGCACCCTCGACTACCCGGGCGAGCAGGAGGCGTTCGAGGAGCTGTGGCCCGCCGACCTCATCATGGAGGCCCACGACCAGACCCGCGGGTGGTTCTGGTCGCAGTTAGGAATGGGAACGGCCGCGCTCGGGGAGATCCCCTACGACGAGGTGCTGATGCACGGCTTCGCCAACGACAGCGAGGGCAAGAAGATGTCCAAGTCGGTGGGCAACGTCGTCCAGCCCCACGAGGCCATTCAGAGGCATGGCTCGGACGCCATGCGCCTGTTCCTGCTCTCGGTCAACCCGCAGGGCGAGGACATGCGCTTCTCGTGGGACGAGATGGCGACGATGGAGCGGAACCTCAACATCCTCTGGAACGTCTTCCGGTTTCCCCTCCCCTACATGCGCATGGACGGGTTCGACCCCGACGAGACGGACCTCGAAGCGGTCGACGCCGATTTGGAACTCGTCGACGAGTGGGTCCTCGCCCGGCTCCAGACCGTCACCCGCGAGATGACCGAGGCGTGGGACGACTTCCGACAGGACCAGGCGCTCTCGGCGCTGATGGAGTTCGTCGTCGAGGACGTTTCTCGATTTTACATCCAGGTCGTGCGAGAGCGCATGTGGGACGAGGAGGACAGCCCCTCGAAGAACGCCGCCTACGCCACGCTGTATCACGTTCTTCGGGAGGTCTGTGCGCTGCTCGCACCCTACGCGCCGTTCGTCACCGAGGAGATCTACGGCGCGCTGACCGGCGAGCGGGGCCACGACACCGTCCACATGCTCGAATGGCCCGAGAGCGAGGAGTACTGGACCGACGAACGACTCGAAACCGACATCGAACTCGTTCGCGCGGTCGAGGAGGCGGGATCGAACGCCCGCCAGCGGGCCGAACGCAAGCTGCGCTGGCCCGTCTCCCGCGTGGTCGTCGCGGCCGGCGACGACCGCCTCGCAGAGGCCGTCGGTTGCCAGCAGGAACTCCTCGAGGAGCGGCTCAACGCCCGCGAGGTCCGTGTGATCGCGCCCGACGAGCGCTTCGAGGAACTCGCCTACAGCGCACGGGCCGACATGAGCCTCCTCGGACCCGAGTTCGGCGACCGGGCTGGCGAGGTCATGGGAGCGCTCAACGACGCCCGCGTCGAAGAGCCGTCGCTCGAAGCGCTTTCGGCCGCCCTTTCGAAGAAACTCGGCGAGGAGGTCGAGCTCCGCGAGGAGATGATCGAGTTCACCGAGGAGACCCCCGAGGAGCTCTCGGGCTCGCGGATCACGATCGAGGGCAATGGGTTAGGAGTCGTCTACGTCGATACCGAGTTGACTGAAGGGATCGAGAGCGAGGGCTACGCCCGCGAGGTCATTCGGCGGGTTCAGGAGATGCGAAAGGACCTCGACCTGCCCATCGACGCGCGGATCCGCCTCGATCTGGAGATCGCCGACGAGCGCGTCACGAATCTCGTCCGCGAGCACGAGGGCCTGATCGCCGAGGAGGTTCGTGCGGCGCAACTGGGTGGCGTCGAGGACGGCCATCGCCGCGAGTGGGTAGTGGAAGACGTCGAGATGGAGATCGCGATCGAGCCCCTAGAGTGA
- the prs gene encoding ribose-phosphate diphosphokinase has product MIVPGSASQSLAAALADELDRALAPVEFERFPDGELLAAAPEVETDSAVIVASTITSDAHLELLQLQDALRESGVSEVTTVLPYMGYARQDSAFEPGQPVSVRAVARAVSTGTDRVLTVSPHEESALEHFSVPARAIDGAGVLADPLPDLSDPVFLSPDAGAIDLAETVRESYGEGEVDYFEKTRRSGSEVEITPSDVVVEDRDVVIVDDIIATGSTMSGAIATLEDPQRVFVTCVHPMLAANARTKLARAGVEQVYGTDTIERAESEVSVARPLAEALRSL; this is encoded by the coding sequence ATGATCGTTCCCGGTTCCGCTTCACAGTCGCTCGCCGCGGCTCTCGCCGACGAACTCGACCGGGCGCTCGCGCCCGTCGAGTTCGAGCGCTTTCCCGACGGCGAACTGCTCGCGGCGGCCCCCGAGGTCGAGACCGATTCCGCGGTGATCGTCGCCTCGACGATCACCAGTGACGCCCACCTCGAACTGCTCCAACTCCAGGACGCCCTCCGAGAATCGGGCGTCTCGGAGGTCACGACCGTGCTTCCCTACATGGGCTACGCCCGCCAGGACAGCGCCTTCGAGCCGGGCCAGCCCGTCTCCGTGCGCGCGGTCGCCCGCGCGGTGAGCACGGGTACGGATCGCGTGCTGACGGTCTCGCCCCACGAGGAATCGGCCCTCGAGCACTTCTCGGTACCCGCACGCGCGATTGACGGGGCTGGCGTGCTCGCCGATCCCCTCCCCGACCTCTCGGATCCGGTCTTCCTCTCGCCCGACGCGGGGGCGATCGACCTCGCCGAGACCGTCCGAGAGAGCTACGGCGAGGGCGAGGTCGACTACTTCGAGAAAACACGACGATCGGGCAGCGAGGTCGAGATCACGCCCAGCGACGTGGTCGTCGAGGATCGGGACGTGGTGATCGTAGACGACATCATCGCGACGGGCTCGACGATGAGCGGGGCGATCGCCACGCTCGAAGACCCCCAGAGAGTGTTCGTGACCTGCGTCCACCCGATGCTCGCCGCCAACGCCAGAACGAAACTCGCCCGTGCGGGCGTCGAGCAGGTCTACGGCACCGACACGATCGAGCGCGCCGAAAGCGAGGTCAGCGTCGCCCGGCCGCTCGCCGAGGCGCTCCGCTCACTCTAG